AGGCCTTGATAATTTTGACAATAGTTGGAGTAGTAATAAAAATATTGATATTTTTTGTATGGGTACAGATTATATTTTCAGACCCATCGCTTGGAGATGATAAAGCAGGAATATTCATCATATTTATTATTTATGGCTATTTTGCTTATGTAGGTTCATTGGATGTAATATTTCTTATAGGGTTAGGGGTAAATTTATTAATAAGGAGAAAAAATGAAAGGAAAAAGTTGGATTCTTAATGTTTTGTATATTTTTTTAACAATAATTATTGTGTTTTTGATTGATTCACATTATGAATATAAACAAATAAAAATTAAAATGATTGAGATAAAGTCTAAGGATGTGCCAAAGGAGTTTGATGGCAAGAGAGTGCTGTTTGTGGCTGATTTTCAGTATGATACGATGGCACGGTATAATAGAAAACAGCAGAAAAAGGCGATTGAGCTGATTAATGCACAGAAGAAGGATATGATACTTCTGGGGGGAGATTATGCGACTTGGGAGAAAAATATTCCTAAGTTTTATGAGGATGCGAAGGATATAAGGATTCCAGAACTTGGAGTGTATGCGATTTATGGGAATCATGAGTATCCAGGAGCAGAAGAAACGGCTGAAAATATGAAAAAACTTGGATTTAATCTGCTCGTAAATGAAAATAGGAAAATAACAATAAATAATGAAAATATATATATTGCTGGAGTAACAGACTTGTGGCATGGAAAGCCTGATGCGAAAAAGACTCTTGAAGGATTGAAAAAAGAGGACTTTGTATTATTTTTGACTCACAATCCAGAATATTTTGAGGAAATGACAGAGAATGAGAAGGAAAAAGCGGATATGACACTTGCTGGACATACACATGCAGGACAGGTTACTTTCTTTGGAAAAATTATTATGTCGGCTATAAAGGATAAGAAGAAATATGGCTATGGAATGAAGGAATATAATAACCATAAAATATACATTACCTCGGGATTAGGAGGGGCTTTCCTTGAGATGTTTATTAGATTTTTTGCACAGCCTGAGATTGTGATTTTTGAGTTGAAGAGAATTTAGATTTAGAAAGAGAGAAGAAATGGGAATATTTGATTTTTTTAAAAAGAATAAGGAAGAAGAAATTCCTTTAAGGATAGCTAAAGATTTTTATTTTCATTCAGTTGTTGGAAAAAATGGGGATGGAATTGCACGAAAAATTGTTGAGTATTTTGGAGATAAAGTGGAAGAAGCGGTTGATATGCATAAAAATTTCGTGGATGAAGATGTTCTATCATATTTTGAAGGGGAAGACACTGAAAAAGAGTTCCCAATACAAGACTGGACACGAATTTTTAGAATAAAATTAAAAGATGGTACCGAAATCAACGGGGAAATTGATGATAGTGAAATGGCTGCAAAATATGGCGCTGGGCTTGCAGAACATTTTTCAGATGTGAATATAAAAGATGAAAATTTGAAGCAGATGTTATTGACTCAAATTGCATTTTTCAATTGCAAAACAAAATTAATGGCAACTTTTGATTTTTACAAAAGTGGAAAAAAGAAAAACGAAAAGGTAAAATTATTGGATTTTATTTTGGGAGCAGGAAAAAGTTTTGATGGTTATCCGTTATTTAGTACAGAAACTCTATATTCGCCTGATAAAAAAGTATTTGTTTCAAAAAAGATAGGAACAGAATTTAAAGAGTTTACGCCGTTTATTCCTAAAGAATTAATTGACAATTTTGAAATGACAGATGAAGATAATGCTAGAATGGCTAGAAGTATTGAAAAAATAGAGGCTGATGGATTGCCATATCTTGAGAATATGCATACAAGTATTTCGGAGGCGAGAGCTGTTATTCCTGATAAAGAATTGATTATAAAAAGAGCAGCTGCAATACAGATGACAGGAATTGCATCAGAACTTTATAATGAAATGCAGGAAAATGCCAAAGAAAAAATCAAAGAGTTTTTGGAAATCTTTGAAAAGCAATACGGGATTAAAGAAGTTTTGACTAATGAAGAAAAAAATTATCTTGAAAAATACGCAGATGATGTAAGAATAAATTCAGAATATAATTGGCGTTATGAATGTCCACCAGTACTGCTATGGGCTTTATCATTACAAGAATTAACAGATTTGAGTACAATTTGCAATGTTAAGGGAACAATAGAATATTTTATGGAAAATGATTTAGAAACGTTGATGAATAAAGCAGAATTACGTTCAAAAGATGAAATAATGGATATGCTTGATTATTTGTACAGACTTAACTGGAGTGCAGTGGAACTGAGAATACGTCCTGAAAATCATAATAACAAGAAATTCCCTTATGATGAAAGTATTATTCATTTCAGAAGATTGGCACTAGAATGGCTTGTACAGCCTGAAAAAAGTATTGAGGATGTTGAAGCGGAGATGCACACTTAGAAATTTTATTACAATCTTTATTGAAACACAGAATATGAATGTTATTATTGAAAAAATAAGAGAAATATGAGAATTTGAAAGGAATTAAATTAATGAGAAAAAATATAAGCGGAAATTCTCCATGGGAGGACACTGTAGGATATTCGAGAGCAGTAAGGATAGGAAATATTTTTGAAATAGCAGGAACAACAGCTGTCAAGGATGGAAAGCCTTATGCAGCAGGAAATGCCTATGAACAGACAAAATATATTCTTGAAAATATAAAAAAGGTTCTTGAAAAGGAAGGATTGGGGTTAAAAAATGTTATTAGAACAAGAATGTTTGTTACAGATATTTCAAAATGGGAAGAATATGGAAAAGCACATGGAGAATTTTTTAGCGACATTAAACCAGTTGCAACAATGGTAGAGGTGTCTTCATTAATTGATAAGGAATTGATGATAGAAATAGAAGTAAGTGCAGTTGTTGATTAAGAAATAAATAGAAAAGTTATAAATCTCAAAATTAGAGAGAAAATAAAACAATTGAAAAGGAAAATTTTATGATAACTAAAAAAACAGTATTTTCAGTTTTAGGAATTTTAGCAATATTTTTTATAATCTGCTTAATTTATGCACATTATGAATATACACAGCTCAAGGTGAGAACAATAGAAATTGCTTCAAAAGATATTCCAAAAGAATTTGATGGGAAGAAAATTGTGTTTGCGGCGGATTTTCAGCTGGATACTTATGCGAGATTTAATCAGAAGCAGCTTGACAGGATTATTGATTTGATAAACAAGCAGGAAAAGGATATTATAATTCTGGGTGGTGACTATACTAACTGGACTGGTAAAATTCCACGATTTTACAAAGGAATGGAAAAGTTGGAAAAGCCTAAATATGGAATTTATGCAGTTTTGGGAAATCATGATTATAATTCTGTGGAAAAAAATATGGCTGGACTGAAAAGCCTTGGGTACAAAGTGCTGGTAAATGAAAATGACAAAATAACAGTAAATAACCAGAGTATCTACATTTCAGCAGTTGACGATTTACTAAAAGGGAAACCTGATGCAAAGAAGGCGCTTAATGGTATAAAAAAAGATGATTTTAATATCTTCATAACACATAATCCTGATTATTTTGAAGAAATAACAAACGAACAGAAGGAAAGGTCAGATATGACTTTGGCAGGGCATACTCATGGTGGACAGATAACATTGTTCGGATTGATATTATGGGCGGAAATTAAGCATCCGTGGAAATATGGGTATGGCTTGAAGGAATATGACGGACATAAAATTTATACTACTTCAGGTGTTGGTGGCGGAGCTTTTGAAATGTTTATAAGATTTTTTGCACAGCCTGAAATTGTGGTGCTAAAATTAAAAAAAATAAATTAAGAAAGTTTATACACAAGGAGGAAATTTTTAATGGATATTATGCTGGAGGATTTAAATAAAGAGTATAATCTTAGGTATGTAAAGGAGAAATTGGGCGGAGTTGGTAGCGTTGAAGCGCTTGAAGGCTTTATGGACGGATTTTATGTAAGTATTCAGGAATTTAGTAAAAAGTACAGAATAAAGATAAATGTTGATAAGGAAATCGATCAGGAAAGACTGACAAAACTATTTAATAGGTTAAAAACAGATATCTATGATTTTAAAGAGGCAAAATTTGAAAAAAGTTACATTGAGTTAACAGTAAAAAATTCTGAAAGAGATATAAAACAAGCAATTGAAACAGCAATAAATTTTTTGACAAAGGAAGAAAGCAAGAGCAAGTGTGCTTTTTGTGGAAAGAATGAAAGTAAAATATCATATACAACATTATTAAAATCTGATTATAGTGAAGGATTCCATTTGTGTGAAAACTGTGTTAAGGAGATCGAAAATGAATGGAAAAAAGAAAAAGAGGAAAAACAGAAAGTGCAAATGAATTTTGTTAAAGGATTTTTAGGATCCCTGATAGGAGCCTTGATTATGGGAGTATCGTGGATAATAGTCGGAATGTTTGGGAAATTGGCGATTTTTACAATAATTCTAATTTCAGCTGGTGCTGTGGGAGGATTTACAGTACTAGGTAAAAAAATTAATTCACTTGGAATAGCTGCAATATGTGTTTCAACTGTAATAGGTATCTGGTTTTCACATTTGATGCTTTTTTCAATAAAATCTAAAATGGGAATATTTGAAGTTCTTTCAGACAGAATTTTAGTTAACAGATTATTAATAACGGGAGATATGATAACAGCTGTTGTACTTGGTATTGGGATGTCAATATTTGGTGCAAGGATGTCTTCAAAGGAACTTGAAGGAGTATACGAAATAAAAAGATTTTAGATGGGATTTGAAAAGATGGAAGAAACGCTGAGAGTACGGGAAGATAAAATGGCATTAAAATATTTTCGCATTGTAAAAGAAGGAAATGTGGATGTTTATTTTAGAAAAGGGAAAAGGTACACAGGAATGGTTGAAATGACAACCAAAGATGATGTTGTTACTGGAACAGAAAAAATAGTTGACGGATATAAGGAAGGCGAGTGGAAGTTTTTTTATCCAAATGGAAAATATTTGGGTTTAAATGTATTTTTTGAAGGCGAAAAAAATGGTAAAATTGAGAAGTATTATGAAAATGGACAACTGGAATTTGAAGGGCAGTATAAAAACGACAGGAAAATTGGGGAATGGAAGTGGTTTGATGAAAGCGGAAATATTATTGATACCCAAACTTATGATGGAACTCAGATTGAAAAATCAGACAGTGTAGTTGTGAAAAAGAGTGGAAGTGGATTTTTGAACATATTGGAAATAATTTTGAGAATTATAAGGGTATTTAGATAAAAAATAAATATAAAAAATAATGAAAGTAAAGAGAAAATATGAAAAATTTTGGATTGACAAGGGAAAGCCATTATAAAAGTAAGATTAATTGGGCTAGGAAATTAATTGATGTGGATTTGAGTCTGGAGGATTATGACAATGATGAAGGTATAAATTCAAGTTATTTATTATTAGATATTTTAGTAAAAAATAGTGAAAAATTGGCAGAAGAATTTAAAGAAAAAATAATTGAAGAAGTTAAAATTGATGATTTTGAAAAATTGGATATAAAAGTTTTAATTTTGTATAGTACGAAGTTTAAATTTTTTTATGAAAATGGAAATAATTTAATTTCTTTGTCAGGAAGAGTTAAGGAACTTTTTTCACTGGAAGAAGATAAGGAAGATGAATATTTAGAGCAGATTGAAGAAAGTGTCAAAATTGAAATTTTGGAAAAAAATAAAGATTTTATTGAAGATAAGATATTGGGATTACTTATAAAAGATGAAGATGACTTGGGATATGCAGGAAATATTGAATTGCCGGATGGGAAAAAGGTAAATTTGTGTCTGAACTATGATGAAGAAGAAAATACAATGGAAGATTTGGAAAAAACTATTCAAAATGGCAGAAAAGTATTGGAAAATATAAAAGATTTGTATAAAAAAATATATGATGGATACGTTGAATATACGCTAGAAATGGCACAGGACTGGTGGAAAGATAACGGTTTTGATGACGATGTGCTAAGTTATTTGGACAGATTTTTGGATAAAGAAAGTGCCGAAAAAATGAAAAATGGGGAATTAACGGAAAAGGCGTATAGAAAAATGATATATTTAACAGATATTTCCGTTGATTTTGAAGAAACTTTATCTGTGATAGCTTATGACGGAGAATGGATTTTTGGAGGACATTATATTTATTTGGAAGGGAATATTGAAGGAGAATTTAATTACGGAGATATTTAGCGAGGATAAGTTTTTATATCTACATAGATTTATTAGTTTGATTTAAAAAATTAGAGAATAATTTTTGCAAAATAGACTAAACTTAAATGGTATAAAAATCCAGAAAGAGGTGTAAAATGGAAGAGAAAGAATTAAAAATTTCAGCAAAAGATATTTTTAAGGAAATAGAGAAAAAATATCAGGAAACGGCAAAAGAAATGATGGTTGCAGATGCTTCGGTCAATGCTTCAAAAGAAATAAAAATAACGGATAGCAAAATTGAAGGGATTCCGTATATTCCAAAAGGGAGAAAAATTCCAACAAATTCAAAAGGACAACAATTTATGTTCCTTGCACAGATAAATTGTGAGGATTTGAAGGGGCTTGAAGATTTCCCGCAGGAAGGGATTTTGCAGTTTTGGATTTTGGGAGAAGATTTGCTGGGATTGGATTTTGATGATTATACAAATCGAGATGGATTTGATGTGATTTATTATGAAAAAATTGAAGATTACTATTCGGAAGATGAGTTTAAGGAAATGTACAATCCTTATAAATTTGATTTAAAGTATATGGAAACTTTAATAGCAAGTGAACCTTGTAAAATGAAATTTTCTTTGGAAAAACAGAAAGAAAGTTTTAATTATGAACTTTTAGATAACTTGTTTAAAGAAGTGCTGGAAGAAGAAAGTTTAGGATTTAATGAAAAAGATAAATTATACGAAGAAGTAGAAAAATTATACGATGACGAATTCTATGAAGAAATTGTTGGGACAAAATGCAATGGATTTCCATATTTTACTCAATGGGAACCAAGAGATGATAAGCAGATGAAAGAGTACGATACATCATTGTTTCAAATTGATAGTGGAAAAGAAGTTATGATTGGAGATAGTGGGGTAATGCACTTTTTTATTAATCGTGAAAAATTGAAAAACAAAGATTTTTCAGATGTTTTTTATCATTGGGACTGCTATTAATTTTATAAGAATAGAAAGTTGGAGAAAATGGATATAAAAAATATAAATTATGAATATTTTTTAGATTTATCAGTAAGAATGACATATCATTCAAATGCCATTGAAGGAAATACATTGACATTGAATGAGACGGCTACAATTATTTTGGATAGCATAATACCAGATAGCAAGAGTGTTCGTGAAATTTTTGAAGTTTTGAATCATAAAAGGGCGATTGACTATATGATAAGTGAACTTGAAAATGATAAAAAACTTGATATTTACGTGATAAAGAGTATAAATAAGGAAATTTTGGATAGGTTAAATGATAATGCAGGAAATTTTAAAAGAAATAGTAATGCCATAATTGGTGCAAATTTTGAAACTTCTGCACCAAGTCAAGCACCAATCCTTACAAAAAATTGGATTGAAAATCTTAATTATAGACTTGAATTATGTAAAAATGATGATGAAAAATTATTGGAGATATTAAACTCTCATATAGAATTTGAACGAATTCATCCTTTTAGTGATGGAAATGGACGAACGGGAAGACTGATTATGATGTATCTGTGTTTTCAGGAAAAAATAACTCCATTTGTAATCGAAAAGGAAGATAGAGCCTTGTATATGAGTTATTTAAGGGAACAAAATGTAGATATTATTTTTGAAAAAGTAAAGGAATTACAGAAATTTGAACAAAAAAGAATAGATAAATTTTAAAAAAATTTATAAATAAAAAAATTTGGAGAGAAAAATCGGAGGATAAAAAGATGTCAGAAATAAAAAATGAAATGAAAAAACCAAAAACTTTGTTTGATAAAGTTTGGGAGAAACACGTAATTACAGGAGAGCCTGGAGAAGCACAATTGCTTTATATAGATTTACACTTAATTCACGAGGTTACTTCGCCACAGGCGTTTTCAGGATTGAGACTTGCTGGAAGAAAGGTTAGACGGCCTGACTTGACTTTTGGAACGATGGATCATAACACGCCTACTATAATGTCGCAAAGAATGAATATTAGAGATAAGATTTCTAAGGCACAGCTTGATGCTCTTGCTGTCAACTGTAAGGAATTTGGGATTGAACTTGTTGATATGTTTAATGAAAATAATGGAATTGTGCATATGGTAGGGCCTGAGCAAGGACTTACGCAACCTGGAAAAACTGTAGTTTGTGGGGATAGCCATACTGCGACTCATGGGGCATTTGGAGCGATTGCATTTGGAATAGGGACAAGTGAAGTTGAGCATGTTCTGGCAACACAGACAATTTGGCAAAAGAAACCTAAGACAATGGGAATTGAAATTACTGGAAAATTACAAAAGGGTGTATACGCAAAAGATATTATTTTACATATAATCAAGACTTATGGAATTGGACTTGGAAATGGATATGCCTTTGAATTTTTTGGAGATACGATAAGAGGGCTTTCGATGGAAGAAAGAATGACAATATGCAATATGGCGATTGAAGGTGGAGGAAAATCAGGAATTATCGCACCTGATGAAACTACATTTAATTATGTGAAAGGAAGAAGATTTGCACCAAAAGGTGAGGAATTTGAGAAAAAGGTGGCTGAATGGAAGGAATTGTATACAGATTCTGTAGAAGCCTTTGATAAGCATATAAAAATAGATGTTACAAATCTTGAGCCACAAGTTACCTGGGGAACAAATCCTGAAATGGGAATCAATGTTACTGAAAAATTTCCAGAAATCAAAGATCACAATGATGAAAAAGCATACGAATACATGGGCTTAAAACCAGGACAAACTCCATTTGACATACCTTTAAAGCACGTATTTATCGGATCTTGTACAAATGGAAGATTGAGCGACCTGGAAATTGTTGCAAAAATTGTAAAAGGAAAGAAAGTTGCGCCAAATATTACGGCAGTTGTAGTTCCTGGCTCACAAGTTGTTAAAAAAGCGGCTGAAGAAAATGGAATTGCACAAATCTTGAAAGATGCGGGATTTGAATGGAGAGAAGCTGGATGTTCAACTTGTCTTGGGATGAACCCTGACTTGATACCAGCTGGAGAGCATTGTGCCTCAACTTCTAACAGAAATTTTGAAGGACGGCAAGGAAAAGGTGCAAGAACACATTTGGTAAGTCCAGCGATGGCTGCTGCTGCTGCAATTTATGGGAAATTTGTGGATGTAAGGGAATTGGATGAGGTAAAATAAGAGAATAGATACTGGTTAATGATAATTAATAAGAATAAAAAAATTGAAAGAGAGAAAAATACTATGAAAAAGATAACTTTTTATACAAATCCATATTCAAGAGGAGTATCTGTAAGATGGATGTTAGAAGAATGTGGAGCAGAATATGATGTAGTACCTGTTCATTTCGGTAAAGAAATGAAATCTGAAAAATATCTTTCAGTAAATCCAATGGGAAAAGTACCAGCACTAAAAGTAGATGGAAAAGTAATTGTAGAAACAGCGGCAATTTTGACATTTTTAGCAGATATGTACCCTGAAAAAAACTTGATTCCACCAGTTAATTCTTTAGAAAGAGGAGAATTTTATCGTTGGATGTTTTTTGCACTTCATCTGGAGTATGCTTTCATGGATAAATTCTTTGATGTTCCGTCAAGTAAAAAGAAAAGAAGGAGCATAGGATATGGAGATTATGATACAGCTTTAAATACATTAACTGAATTTTTAAAAGATAAAAAATATGCAATAGGAAATAGATTTACTGTGCTAGATTTATATTTGACAGGATTATTGAGATGGGCGATATTTGCGGCTGGAGTTCTTCCAAAAGAGGGTATGCTCGCAGATTACATGAAACTGCACGGAACAAGAGAAGCTAATATAAAAGGACAGGAGCTAGATCAAGAATTAGCAAAATCAATGGGATTAGATTAAAAAATTAATAAAAGCAAGGAGAGAAAAATGAAACCATTTACAAAATATGAAGGAACAATCGTTCCAATAATGAATGACAATATTGATACGGATCAATTAATTCCAAAACAATATTTAAAAAGTATCGAAAAAACAGGATTTGGGCAATATGTGTTTGATGAGTGGAGATACAATGAGGACAGAACAGATAATATGGATTTTAATTTAAATAAGCCTGAATATAAGACAGGGACAATTTTGATTACAGGAGATAACTTTGGCTGTGGTTCGAGCAGGGAACATGCGGCTTGGGCATTGCAGGATTATGGATTTCATGTAATTGTTGCAGGAGGGTATTCAGGAATATTCTACATGAACTGGCTAAATAACGGACATTTGCCAATAACTTTGCCAGAAGCTGATAGACTGGAACTGGCTAAACTTCCTGGGGATGCTAAAGTGGTAGTTGATTTGGAAAATAACAAGCTGACTGCAAATGGAAAAGACTATTTCTTTGAACTGGAAGAAAGCTGGAAACAGAGGTTGCTTAAGGGGTTGGATTCGATTGGGCTGACATTGGAGCATGAGGATGAGATTAGGAAGTATGAGGAGAATCTTAGATAATTTAAATAACTTAATTTGTAAAAAGGAAGATTTTAAAAATAGTCAGAAAAGTCAAAAAGACAATTAAAAATGGAAGAATATTTTAAATAAAATGGGATAGAGTATGATAAAAATTTTGTTTATGGTATTAATAAAAAAGAAAGAAATTTTGAATTTGTAACTGAAATTTTTTGTATTTTGCGAAGGGAGAATATTGATTTATGTTTTCAATATTAGGTGCAGTATTATTTGGAGTTATAGCAGCTATGACAGTTCTTGTTGCTTGCGGTTTACCTTTGGGGGAATTTACAATGGGTGGACAACATAAAATCTTACCTAAGAAATTTAGAGTTATGGCAGTCATTTCAGTGGCTATCCAAATTTTTGCAATGATAATTATTTTGCAAGCTGGAGGTTTTATTCCCTTGTGGCTGTCTTTTAAGGTTACTAAATATATTTGTTTCTTCTTTGCCGCTTATCTATCTTTGAATACTATTATGAACATGATTTCAAAAAGTAAGAAAGAAAAATATGTTATGACTCCGTTTTCACTTATAGCCGGAATATGTTTTTGGATAACGGCATTTCAGATGTAGTATGTAAGATAAGGATAATTTATAGTGCATCAAATTAAAAATTTGGGAGAGTAATTATGGAATACAATTGTGGTTTTATAGAAGGAAATAAGTGGTTTAGATACCGAGCGGCAGCAATCATTGTAGAAGAAGGATGTGTACTATTTGCCGGAAACGAAATAGAAGATTATTTCTATTCTATTGGTGGAGCCGTTCATATGGGTGAAACAGCAGAAACCGCCGTTAAGAGAGAAGTTCTTGAAGAAACAGGTGTTGAGTACGAAATAGATTATCTTGCTGTAATCCATGAGAATTTCTTTAATGACGATAAAGGTTCGCACAAAGGAATGGACTGTCACGAGATAGCTATGTACTTTATGATGAAGCCTAGAGGTACAAGAGAACTTAACAGTGAAAGCTATGTAATGGGAGTTAAAGAAACAATGCATTGGATTCCTGTTGAAGATATTAATAAATATAAGGCTTTCCCGTCGTTTATGAAAGAGTATCTGCAATCAGGATACAATGGAATTAAACATATTATAACTGATCAAAGAGTTTAATAGTTCCCAGTTTACAAAGAAAAGAAAAAATAGATTTCTGAGAAAATATCTACAATAAAGCTGGAGGTGTATTGTTAATTTGAAAAAAACTATGAAACAAAAATTGACTAATTTAGCTGTTGGAGAATTAGTGGCGGTAGTAGTATTCTGGATAAATTTTTTTCTGTTCAAAAAATTGATTATTACTACAAAATCTCTAATTTCTATTTCTTTCTCCTTATTTATACTAAGTTTTATTCTTGTACAGGGCTCTATTTTTTGGTGTATTTTGATAAAAAGAATTTCAAAACCAGGATTTGCTGCAAAATATACAGGCAAGATTTACAATAAACTAAAGATATTAGATGTAATTTTGCTATGCATGGGAGTCCTAGTGATAATATTAAATTACAGTACGTTTTTTACAATGATTCTCTCTTTTGCTATTTGGATATTTGCTGTGATAGAGTGGGTAAATTACTATAAATTACAATTATCGTATAGCCTTAATCCTGTCGTTTTATTAAAATACATAATACAGAGAAAATTAAGAAAAAGTAGAATAGCAAATGAAATTGACAATAGTTTTGATTTTGAAATATATGGAGAAACATTGGAAGAGGCTCATAAAAATTTTAAGACAAAGATTGTCGATGGGCAAAAAACGGAATTTGAGCCAGATGGAAAACCAGGTATTCCGCCTAAAAACAGTAAGTTTTCATTGGTAAATTATCCATCAAAATTAGGAGAAATGCCAATGTATATTACAGCAAAAGAAAATAACGGGAAAAAATATCCAGCGATCATATATTTAAATGGTGGATTTGGTGGAATTGGAGATAGTGAGTTTGGCTGGGATGAAGAATCGCCTAAAAATAATTATCAAGGGGCAGGTGCATTTAAAAGAGATGATTTTGTACTTGCAATACCAAGTGCTAGAGGAGAAAATGCAAATGCTGGAAAATATGAAATGTTTTATGGGGAAATTGAAGACTTGGAAGAAGCTAGAAAATATGTGGCATCACTGCCTTATGTTGATTCAAATAGAATTTATCTTGTTGGACACAGTACAGGTGGGACAAAGGCGTTGCTTCTAAGCGAATATTCAAAAGGTTTTCGAGCAGTTTTTGCAATAGGTGGCTTGCCAGATTTCTTTTGGGCAACAGAAAAACCGGATGAATATGGCGGAGTTCCATTTGATTTGACAAATCCTAGAGAAATAGCAGTAAGATCATCACTTCGATACGTCCGTTCAATAACAGCACCAACTTTCCACTTTGAAGGGCAAGAAGAAAGAAGAGATATTTTATTTGAGCCTATGCAAAAAGCCGCAGACAAATACAAAATACCATTCAAGAAATACCAAATTGCAGGTGGAGATCATTTTAATATACTTTATCCATTAACAACAATGATTGCACAAAAAATACTAGCTGATACAGGGGCGAAAACGAATATTCAGTTTACAGCAGAGGATTTGGAAAAAATTTCAAAAAATATTGTTAAATAGCAGATAATTTAATTTTAGAAATTTGATTGAAAATGAAAAATTGTCGATATAAAAGTAGAAGATACGAGTTAGAAAATAAATTTCAAGTTTCAGATATAATCTGAAAAAAAGGAGATATCTATGTGGTCAAAAGGAATTGAGTATAGAAAGCGGGAAAAAGAAAAACTTTCTAAAATAAGTTCAAAAAATTTACCGTTTGATGTGTTTGTAAAAAATGGAGAACTAGTCAGCTGGAGAAGAAGTGGCTGGTGTAAGAGAGCTTATCAGTTTTACAAAAAAAGCTGTAATCGGAATTTTAGAAGAAATAAAAATCTTGAAACTTCAGTTAAAGGGAATTATTATAGAAAGTGCTATGAGTTGCAGTATGCTTGGATTTAACAAAAAATTTTCAGATGACTAGGAGATAAAAAATTATGCGAACTATCAAAGAATGGAATAAGATAATAGAAAATTATTTTAATGAAAATAATATTGAGTATGACAGAAATTATTTGTGTTTTTTTCCTGAAATCAATTTTATAAAAGTATT
This is a stretch of genomic DNA from Leptotrichia hofstadii. It encodes these proteins:
- a CDS encoding NUDIX hydrolase; this translates as MEYNCGFIEGNKWFRYRAAAIIVEEGCVLFAGNEIEDYFYSIGGAVHMGETAETAVKREVLEETGVEYEIDYLAVIHENFFNDDKGSHKGMDCHEIAMYFMMKPRGTRELNSESYVMGVKETMHWIPVEDINKYKAFPSFMKEYLQSGYNGIKHIITDQRV
- a CDS encoding alpha/beta hydrolase family protein, with protein sequence MKQKLTNLAVGELVAVVVFWINFFLFKKLIITTKSLISISFSLFILSFILVQGSIFWCILIKRISKPGFAAKYTGKIYNKLKILDVILLCMGVLVIILNYSTFFTMILSFAIWIFAVIEWVNYYKLQLSYSLNPVVLLKYIIQRKLRKSRIANEIDNSFDFEIYGETLEEAHKNFKTKIVDGQKTEFEPDGKPGIPPKNSKFSLVNYPSKLGEMPMYITAKENNGKKYPAIIYLNGGFGGIGDSEFGWDEESPKNNYQGAGAFKRDDFVLAIPSARGENANAGKYEMFYGEIEDLEEARKYVASLPYVDSNRIYLVGHSTGGTKALLLSEYSKGFRAVFAIGGLPDFFWATEKPDEYGGVPFDLTNPREIAVRSSLRYVRSITAPTFHFEGQEERRDILFEPMQKAADKYKIPFKKYQIAGGDHFNILYPLTTMIAQKILADTGAKTNIQFTAEDLEKISKNIVK
- a CDS encoding glutathione S-transferase family protein, which codes for MKKITFYTNPYSRGVSVRWMLEECGAEYDVVPVHFGKEMKSEKYLSVNPMGKVPALKVDGKVIVETAAILTFLADMYPEKNLIPPVNSLERGEFYRWMFFALHLEYAFMDKFFDVPSSKKKRRSIGYGDYDTALNTLTEFLKDKKYAIGNRFTVLDLYLTGLLRWAIFAAGVLPKEGMLADYMKLHGTREANIKGQELDQELAKSMGLD
- a CDS encoding Fic family protein, with translation MDIKNINYEYFLDLSVRMTYHSNAIEGNTLTLNETATIILDSIIPDSKSVREIFEVLNHKRAIDYMISELENDKKLDIYVIKSINKEILDRLNDNAGNFKRNSNAIIGANFETSAPSQAPILTKNWIENLNYRLELCKNDDEKLLEILNSHIEFERIHPFSDGNGRTGRLIMMYLCFQEKITPFVIEKEDRALYMSYLREQNVDIIFEKVKELQKFEQKRIDKF
- a CDS encoding YwqG family protein, producing MEEKELKISAKDIFKEIEKKYQETAKEMMVADASVNASKEIKITDSKIEGIPYIPKGRKIPTNSKGQQFMFLAQINCEDLKGLEDFPQEGILQFWILGEDLLGLDFDDYTNRDGFDVIYYEKIEDYYSEDEFKEMYNPYKFDLKYMETLIASEPCKMKFSLEKQKESFNYELLDNLFKEVLEEESLGFNEKDKLYEEVEKLYDDEFYEEIVGTKCNGFPYFTQWEPRDDKQMKEYDTSLFQIDSGKEVMIGDSGVMHFFINREKLKNKDFSDVFYHWDCY
- the leuC gene encoding 3-isopropylmalate dehydratase large subunit → MSEIKNEMKKPKTLFDKVWEKHVITGEPGEAQLLYIDLHLIHEVTSPQAFSGLRLAGRKVRRPDLTFGTMDHNTPTIMSQRMNIRDKISKAQLDALAVNCKEFGIELVDMFNENNGIVHMVGPEQGLTQPGKTVVCGDSHTATHGAFGAIAFGIGTSEVEHVLATQTIWQKKPKTMGIEITGKLQKGVYAKDIILHIIKTYGIGLGNGYAFEFFGDTIRGLSMEERMTICNMAIEGGGKSGIIAPDETTFNYVKGRRFAPKGEEFEKKVAEWKELYTDSVEAFDKHIKIDVTNLEPQVTWGTNPEMGINVTEKFPEIKDHNDEKAYEYMGLKPGQTPFDIPLKHVFIGSCTNGRLSDLEIVAKIVKGKKVAPNITAVVVPGSQVVKKAAEENGIAQILKDAGFEWREAGCSTCLGMNPDLIPAGEHCASTSNRNFEGRQGKGARTHLVSPAMAAAAAIYGKFVDVRELDEVK
- the leuD gene encoding 3-isopropylmalate dehydratase small subunit, which produces MKPFTKYEGTIVPIMNDNIDTDQLIPKQYLKSIEKTGFGQYVFDEWRYNEDRTDNMDFNLNKPEYKTGTILITGDNFGCGSSREHAAWALQDYGFHVIVAGGYSGIFYMNWLNNGHLPITLPEADRLELAKLPGDAKVVVDLENNKLTANGKDYFFELEESWKQRLLKGLDSIGLTLEHEDEIRKYEENLR